In Thalassospira sp. ER-Se-21-Dark, the genomic stretch ACCCGTCTGCACCCCGCCAAATGCCGGGCGCAGCTTTGCCAGAATGTCATAGGGCGATGGCCGGATGTGGCTGTCGCGGTCGACCTGATGGATCTTGCGCGGCAGGCGGATGGAGCGCGGATTGCCATCGGCAAATTCAAAGGTTTCGTTGGTCACGGTGGCAATTTCACCGGCAAGGAAGCCGTTTTCCTGTGCACTCACGGCGCGGGCAAAGCTGCGTTCGGCAAAACGATCCACATCTTCGCGGGTGATGTTGTATTTCTTGGCAAGATTTTCCGCCGTGTCGCCCATGGTGCAACTGACCGCCGGATCCAAAAGCGCTTCCCACAGGAAGTCCTTGAATTCGACCTGCCCCATGCGAAAACCACTGCGATGGGTGTAGGCGGCAATCGGATTGCGGCTCATGGATTCAGTGCCGACACAAAGGGCCAGATCCCCACGACCGAGTGAAATATGATCAGCAGCCTGCAAGATGACTTCGATGCCCGTCCCACAAATACGCTGCACAAGGTGTGCTGGGCGATCCACCGGCACACCGGCGTAAATCCCGATATGGCGCGGCGTCATATAGGCATCATAGGATGCCTGGGCCATGGATCCGGCGACGGTGAAATCGATATCATGCGCATCCACCCCGGCGTCCTCGATGGCCGCGCGGGCCGCCTTGATGCCAAGATCAATCGGAGAGACTAGCCCGAAGGCACCGGTATAATCGACAAACGGTGTGCGTTTTCCGCCCAGCAGCCAGACATCTTCAAATTCGGTCCGAAGACCTTTGGCGTTCGCAGTCATTCTGCTTATCCCTTTTTGGCAATCATGACCCCGGCGGGTGACGGGTCGGTATAAAGTTCGGCCACCTTGTCAGCGCGTTTGGTCAGAACCGCGCGCTGATTGATCGAGCCCTTGTCGGTGACTTCGTGCGCATCAAGTTCCGGTGAGCTTTCCAGCAGGATCGCGCGCGCAACAAAGTTCGAACTGCCAGTCGATTTGCTCGCCAATTCATTCAGGCATTTCTGGAAATGCGCCTGCACGGCCGGATGGGTGGCGATGTCACCCTCCGACGCGTTGGCGGGCAGGTCCGGGCACAGTTTTTTGCAGGCGGTGAAATCGGCAAAGATCAGCGCGCCGACATAGCCTTCGTTCAAACCGGTCAGCACCGCATCACGCACATAGGGTGCAAAGGTCTGGGCAATGGCGGTCCGGATGGCCGCCACATGCACCCAGGTGCCGGTCGAGAGTTTGAAGTCTTCGCAGACCCGGCCATCAAACAGGAAGCCCCGTTCGATATTGTCCGGATCAACAAATTTCAGGGCATCACCAATCAGGTAATAGCCTTCATCGTCAAAAGACTCGCTGGTTTTATCAGGTTGTTTCCAATAGCCGGGTGTAATGCTGGGTCCCTTAAGGCGGACTTCGAGCTTTTCGGCATTGGGCACCAGTTTGATATCAAGCCCGACGGCCGGAAGACCGACACTGCCCGCCTGATCAACCGCCCAGGTGGTGGTGAAGGCAAAGGGGGCCGTTTCGGTGGAGCCATAGCCGGTGACAATGACAATCTTTTCGCCAACCGTGTCCTCGGCGATCTTTTCCAGATTGTCCCAGACATATTGCGACAAACCGGCACCGGCATATTGCATCAGTTTCAGCTTGGCAAAGAACATCTCGCGCAGTGTTTTGTTTTCGCGCAGATGATGGACAAGTGCCTCGTACCCCTTGGGGACGTTGAAATAGATGTTGGGCGATACTTCGCAAAGATTGCGCACGGTTTCATGAATACCGTCCGGGGTCGGCTTGCCCTGATCGATATAGAAACTGCCGCCGTTATAAAGCGCGATGCCAAAATTATGGTTGCCACCCGCGGTGTGGTTCCATGGCAACCAGTCAACCATCACCGGTGGTTCATCCTGCAAAAACGCCAGCGCGTGACGCAGCATCATCTGGTTAAAACACAGCATCCGCTGGGTATTGATCACGGCCTTTGGCATCCCGGTGGAACCGGACGTGAACAGGAATTTGGCAACCGTGTCTTCGGTGATTTTGCCATTGGCGGCATCGACCGCATCGGTCGGCGTGGTCTGACGGACATCTTTGAAAACATCGCAGTCATATTGCGACAGCGGGTTTTCCAGAACCAGCAGACGGGCATCCTTTGGCATGACGGCGGCCAGTGCCTTGGCATATTTGGCACCATCATCCACAAAGATCAGACCGGGGTTCAGCAGATCGCAGATATGGCGCAGCTTGGCAAAATCGGACGACACCAGCGAATAGGCCGGTGACACCGGCGCATAAGGAATACCGGCATACATCGACGCCAGCGCAAGAAGCCCGTGTTCAAGACTGTTGCCCGACAGGATCAGGACCGGGCGATCTTCGGACAGTTCCTGTTCGATGAGGTATTGCGCAAGACTGCGGACCTCGTTTCGGGTTTCAAGGAAGCTCCGTTTTTGCCAGCCGCCGGTTTTGTCACGGTCGGCCAGAAACAGATGATCGGGTGTTTGTTTCGCCCAATGATCAAGCTTGTCGGTGATGGCGCGCGGATAGTCATCCGGCGTTTCCGTTGATCGGATATAGATCGTGCCGTTGTCCTTTTTGGACATCGAGACACGCGTATCTCCCATGCGAACCGGACGGAGTCCGGGTTCAGCAATCATAGGCATGAGACGAAACCTCCAGTTTTGATTTTCTTATTTGTTATAATTCATAACAATCATAATTCATCACATCAAGCGCAATATCTTTATGCGTGCACGCGGACCCAACAATTTGACCTTGAGTATAATTATGCTCGCGCGCGAGAGGCTTGAATTTCGATGCGATTTCAGTTGACTAATGACGATTGACGCTGCTCTTTTACTGTGCAAACATAATTGTTATAAAACATAACAAACTTTGGATAAGGAAATGCAGCTCAATCAGGTTCCCGCCATCATTACCGGCGGCGGCAGCGGCCTTGGTGCCGCCACCGCACGCACATTTGCGGTTGCGGGCGCGAAGGTCGCGGTGTTTGATCGCAACGGCGATGCCGCCAAACGAGTCGCCAGTGAAACCGGCGGAATTGGCCTGCAAGTCGACGTATCTGACCGAAGCTCGGTCGAGGCTGCATTCAAGACCGTGAAACAAAATCTTGGCCTGCCGCGCGTGCTTGTGAATTGTGCCGGTATTGGCACCGCCAACCGTATTCTGCCACGCGACGGCAGCCTTCCGATTGATGATTTTATCAAAACACTGAACGTCAATCTGACCGGCAGCTACATCACCATGAGCTATGCCGCGCAGTTGCTGTCGGAAGCGACGCCAGTGAATGACGATGGCGAGCGCGGCGTTATCATCAATACATCATCCGTCGGGTATGAAGACGGGCAGATCGGCCAGTGCGCCTATGCGGCATCAAAGGGCGGGATTGCATCGATGACGCTGCCAGCCGCGCGCGAGTTGGCGCGGATCGGTGTGCGGGTGATGGCGATTGCGCCGGGTCTTTTTTCCACCGCAATGACCGACACCCTGCCCGAAGAAGCCCGTCAGGCGATTGAAGCCAACATTCCGTTTCCCAAACGGCTGGGCAAGGCACAGGAATATGCCGACCTCGCCCGTCATATCGTCGAAAACACCATGCTGAATGGCACCGTCGTTCGTATCGACGGCGCGGTTCGCCTGCAGGCAAAATAAAGACCCGATTGCTTTACGTAAGGAACAAGAACATGACCAACGGCGCGAATGACGTATTGAACGTCGCAATCAACGGATCGATTGCCCGTTTGACCATCACGCGACCTGAAAAGCGTAACGCGGTCAGCGATACTTTGATGGCAGCACTTGAGGCGTTTTTTGCCAATCCGCCTGAAGGGGTACGGGTTGTTATCCTGGCTGGTGAAGGCGGGCATTTTTCAGCCGGGCTTGATTTGGCCGAGCATGTTGCACGAAATGCCGCCGATACCATGCGTCATTCACGCAACTGGCACCGCATCATGGACATGATCCAGTATGGTGGATTGCCGGTGATTTCATTGCTTAAGGGTGCGGTCATCGGGGGTGGCCTTGAACTGGCCAGTGCGACCCATATCCGTATTGCCGATGAAACCGCCTTTTTCCAGCTTCCCGAAGGACGCCGTGGCATTTTCGTTGGCGGTGGTGCATCGGTCCGGGTCGGCCGTATTCTGGGCGCGGATCGCATGATCGAGATGATGCTGACCGGGCGCAAATACAACGCCGAAGACGGCCTTCGCCTTGGTCTGACGCATTATGTCTGTGACAGCGAGGAAGCCGCCGAAGCAAAGGCCATCGAGCTTGCCAATACGGTTGCCGAAAATGCGCAGCTTTCGAACTATGTCATGATCCAGGCCCTGTCACGGATCGAAGACATGGCGAAAACCGATGGCCTGTTTACCGAAAGCCTGTGTGCCGCCCTGACCCAGACCAGCGAAGATGCACAGGAAGGATTGAAGGCATTCCTTGAAAAACGTGCACCTAATTTCAAGTAACTGCCTATAACAGAGCCGCAGATAATTGCGGCCATCAGATCGCATACCATAAGATCAAGGATCGGCAAGAAACCGCGTAAAGCGGACGCCAGAACATTCAGGAAGGAACAGGGCCACCCGACGAAAACCGGTGCGCCCATAATGTGAGGAGACGTTCGATGTCAGGATTTTCCGTTAATCGCCGCCAGATGCTCGGCATCATGGGCGGCGCACTTGCAGCCCCTGCAATCATTGGCAAGGCACGTGCAGCCGAAGTCACTCTTCGTCTGCATCATATGCTGCCGCCGGTGGCACCGATGCACAAGGCGTTCTTCGAACCGTGGTCCAAGACCATCCGCGAACAGTCCGATGGCCGTATCGATATTCAGATTTTCCCGGCCATGCAGCTTGGCGGCAAACCGCCGCAGCTTGCCGAACAGGTGGCAAACAACGTTGTGGATATCGCCTGGACCTTGACCGTCTACACGCCGGGTCGCTATCCGATTTCCGAAACGCTGAGCCTGCCCTTCATGGTGACAACCGCCGAGGCAACATCGGTTGCCATGCACAAGTTCATGGATGAATTTGGCCAGGACGAATACCGTGGCATGAAGCCATTGGCCTATCATGTTCATGCCGGTGGCAAGTTCCATATGCGCGACAAGGCGATTGAAAATCAGGCAGATCTTGACGGCCTGCAAATCCGCGCCCCGAACCAGAATGTCGGTAAGGCCCTTTCCATTCTGGGGGCTGAGCCGGTCTTCTTCCCGGTTACTGAAATGGCCGTCGGCCTTGCCAATGGCGTGATTGATGGCACCTGCCTGCCCTATGAAGTGGTTCCGGCCTTCAAACTGCATGAACTAACATCGGTGCATTGCGCCCCGGCAGAAGGCGGACGCGGTCTTTATGCCAACTCGTTTGCGCTTTTGATGGCGGGCAATGCCTATGACAGTATGCCCGATGATCTGAAAGCGGTGATTGATGCCAATTCCGGTATCGATCTGTCACGCCAGATCGGCAAACAGTTCGATAGCTTTGAATCGGTTGGCTACAAAATGTGTGCTGATCGCGGCAACAAGTTCGTCGAGATTCCCAAAGACGAAATTGAACGCTGGCAGTCTGCGACCCAGCCGGTCGTCGATGAGTGGATCGAGACACTCAATGATGCCGGACATGATGGCAAGGCGATGATTGATCGCCTTAATCAGCTGATCGACGCCGAGACCGCCTGACATGTCAGGAGCCACCCGTGATCACAATGGGCGCGGCAATCGCGCAGCGCCCATTCATTTTCTTGGTCAGTTTGTTGATCGTGCCTGCATTGCATCCGCTACTATTGCGGGTGCCATCATGCTTGCTGTCGCCGTCACAGTAACGCTGTCCGTAACGATGCGATATATCGGCATTGGCGGCATTCGTGGTGACTTTGAAATTGTCGAAATGGGATGCGGGATTGCCGCATTTCTGTTTTTGCCGTTGTGCCAACGCAAGGGCAACCACGTAATGGTCGACATTTTCAGCATGGCCTTCCCCCAACGCACCCGCACCATTCTGGATCAACTTTGGGAGATCCTGTTCTGTTGTGGTTGGGTGATTATTTCCTGGCGGGTCGCTTACGGCCTGATTGATATGTTTGATTATAACGACCGCAGCATGCTTTTGAGAATGCCCACCTGGATTATCTACGGCTTCGCACTGTTCGGACTTGGGCTTTCAGCCCTGACCGCCTTGTCGAACGTGATCGAACAGTTTGTTCGCCCAACCACCCCATCGCAAACGGATGCCCCACAATGAGCCCGGTTGAAATCAGCATCATTATGGTCGTCGTCCTGCTGGCGCTTATTTTCCTGCGCATGCCGATTGCATTGGCGATGGCCGTTGTCGGGGCAGGCGGATATGTGGTCCTGTCGGGATGGATGCCGCTGTCGGCCTATCTCAAGACCGCGATTGTCGATAAATACATTTCCTATGACCTTGCGGTCATTCCGCTATTTATCCTCATGGGGCAGATTGCCACCAAAACCGGTATCAGCCGCGCGATTTTTACCGCGTCGAACGCATGGCTTGGTCATTGGCGCGGCGGCCTTGCGATGGCATCTGTTGCCGGTTGCGCGGCATTCGGGTCGATTTGCGGATCATCGATCGCGACCGCGACCACCATGGGACGCGTTGCCTTGCCCGAAATGCGGCGCCACGGATATTCCGGCGCACTTGGGGCCGGAACACTTGCCGCGGGTGGCACGCTTGGCATCCTGATCCCGCCGTCGGTGGTTTTGATCATTTATGCGCTTCTGACTGAACAGAACATCGTGAAACTGTTCCTGGCCGCGACCATTCCAGGGCTTCTGGCCGTGCTTGGCTTTATCCTGGCGATTGGTGTTTATGTTCGCCTGTTCCCGGAAGAAGGCCCGGCGCATGCAGGGCTTCCGATGCGCGAACGCATCAGGTCGCTTGGCGGGATCTGGCATGTTGCGCTTGTTTTCATTGCTGTTCTGGGCGGCATTTATGGCGGTGTCTTCACCCCGGCCGAGGGGGCATCTGTTGGGGTGGTGCTGATTGCGTTGACCGGATTTTTGATGCGCAGCCTGTCGATCAAGGGCCTTTTTGAATGCGTGATCGAGACTGCCGGGACCACGGCGATGATCTTTGCCATCATTTTTGGCGCGGATCTTTTCAATGTCGCGCTTGCCCTGACCCGGGTGCCGACCATGGCCGCCGAGTGGGTCGGCACGGCCGGGATCGCGCCGATGACGGTTCTGATGGTGGTGATCCTGTTTTACATCGTCATGGGGTGCATCATGGACAGCCTGTCGATGATCCTTTTGACCGTGCCGGTGTTTTTCCCGGCCTTCATGGCGATGGATTTCGGGATGGATCCGACCCATCAGGCGCTGTGGTTTGGTATCATCACCCTGATTGTTGTCGAACTGGGGATGATCACGCCCCCGGTCGGGCTTAATCTGTTTATGATATCGGCGATGGCACCCGATATTCCGACCCGCAAGATTTTCCGCGGGGCGGTGCCGTTCCTGCTGGTCGAGTGCCTGCGCATCGCGATCATCGTCGCGTTCCCCGTGCTGACATTCTGGCTGGTGGATATCGTCACAGGATAGCTGCGTCCAAAAAGATGGAGACACCGTTGCAAGCAAACAAAAAGAAGAAAAACGATACGGATACCGGTATTGCCGGATTGTCGCCCGACAGTCCGCTGCGCGGCTTTGTCGGCTATAACCTCAAGCGTGCCTATATGTCGATCCACAGCGATTTTGTCGCCAGTCTGACGCATCTTGATCTGAAGCCGACGACCTATAGTGCGCTTGCCATCATCAATGAAAACCCCGACATCAGTCAGACCGATCTGGCGCGGGCTCTTGCCATGGAACGGTCGAACATTGTCGTCATGGTCGATGAACTTCAGGCGCGCGGATTAATCGTGCGCAACAAGGTGCCAACCGATCGTCGTGTCTATGCGCTGCGCACCACTGCCAAGGGGATTGAGCTTTTCCTTGAGGCCAGCCGTGCGGTTCAAAAGCATGAAGACAAGCTTCTGGAAGGGTTCGATCCCGAAGAACGCGCACACCTTGTAGAGATGCTGATCCGTATTCAGCAGGTCAAATAACGCTTAGATCAGGTAAGGTTCCATGTTGCGACTGTCCCGTGAAATCCGTGTTGAATGGGGTCACTGCGATCCGGCCCGGATTGTCTATAACCCAAACTTTTATGACTGGATGGAAGGCGGCCTTCTGGCCTTGCTTTCGGTTGCCGGGTTCGACCTTGCCACCATGATCGCAAAGGATGTGGATTTTCGCGGAACGCCACTGGTGCGCGGTGATGCCAGTTTTATGGCGCCTGCCCGGGTCGGCGATCTGATCGTGCATCATGTCGAAGTATCACGCTGGGGCGGTAAATCTTTCGACCTTTCCCATCGCTTTACGCTGGATGAAACCACCTTGCTTGAAGGATCGCAAACCCGCGTCTGGGGCCGCGCCAACCCGGACAACCCGGCAAGTCTGATTGCTGTTGCCGTGCCCGATGCGGTCAAGGCCGCCTTGTCAGAAGACAAGGTTATCCGCCTGACACTCCATCAGGAAACGCAAGCTTAAGAGACGCCGTCGTGACCCCCTTCAAAGCCCCGATTGACGATATTCTGTTTGCCCTGTCAGTGACCAGTGATGAAAACGGTGCTGCAGAACACGGCTTTGATGCGGAAATCACCGGCGAAATTCTGGATCATTTTGCCCGCTTTGCCGAAGACGTCATCGCCCCGATTGATGAGCCGGGCGATCAGGAAGGCTGCAAAATCGAAGATGGCCGGGTCCGGATGCCATCGGGTTTCAGCAACGCCTATCAGGCCTATGTCGAACAGGGATGGCAGTCGATTTCACTGGCCGAGGAATTTGGTGGTCAGGGTGCCCCGGCCACCGTCTGTGGCGCGATCAGCGAAATACTGGCCGGAGCCTGTCATTCCTTTCAGATGGTTACCGGACTTGTCCCCGGTGCCGCCAGACTGATTGCGCAATTTGGCACCGATGACCAACGCCAGACCTGGCTTCCAAAACTGGCATCAGGCAGCCATCTTGCCACCATGTGCCTGACCGAACCGCAAGCAGGCTCTGATCTTTCAGATATCCGCACGGTCGCAAGCCAGCAAGACGATGGCAGTTGGGTTCTGACCGGGGAGAAGATCTTTATTTCTGGCGGGGATCAGGATCTGAGTGATGAAATCCTGCATCTGGTGCTGGCGCGGACCGGTACTCGCGAAGACGGGGTTCGGGGACTGACGCTGTTTCTGTGCCCGTCCGATAGTGGCGAGACCGAACGCAACACCATCACAGTCACCCGGATCGAAGAAAAGATGGGTTTGCATGCCTCCCCCACCTGCCAACTGACGTTTGACGGCGCAACCGCCACGCCGATTGGCCCGGTTGGCAAGGGGTTGATGTGCATGTTCACCATGATGAACCATGCCCGCCTTGATGTCGCCTTGCAGGGTGTGGCGCACGCCACGCGTGCCCATCACATCGCCCAAAGCTACGCCGCAGAGCGCAAGCAGGGCCGCGACCGAAATACCGGTCAACCGATTTCAATTGATCAGCATCATGACATTGCGCGCATGCTGGCCCGCCAGGACATGCTCGCCATTACCGGCCGGTTGATGGCCTATAAAACCTTTGCTTTGATGGAGACGGGTACAAATTCGGACCTGATCGAATTCCTGACCCCGATTTGCAAATCGTTCTGCACCGATGCCGGGGTTGAAGCCGCCCAAATCGGCATACAGGTCCTTGGCGGTTATGGCTATTTGCGCGAATACCGGGTCGAGCAAACGCTGCGCGATGCGCGCATCTGCCAGATTTACGAAGGCACAAACGGCATTCATGCCCTGACCCTTGCCGGTCGTTTGACCCGGCACAAGGACGGCGCAAGTGCGAAGGCGTTCGAGGCCCTGATCTGCGACCTGATCGCGGGCACCCGCAGCGATACCGAAATTGCAAAACAGCTTTTGGCATACTGGCAACAAATGACATCAGAAATCATCGCCAGCGACACGCCTGAAAAATTCGCCCGCGATTATATGCAAATCAGTGCGGCAACCTATGGCGTGGCACTTTGGACGGAACTCGCGGATCGACTTTCACCCGATCAAACCAGCCGCTATGAGAAATGCCTGGCGCAGGTAATCGAATGGGGCCGTGTCACACTGGCCTGTTGCAAGGCACGCGGATAGGCAACCAGTCGCCTGCGCCCTGTCAAGCCATCGCACGACAGGGCGCAGGATTGACCATCAAGAATTCACTGCAGCAAAGCGCGACCAGAACGGCAACATCGCCTTTTCAAGGTCATGCCACATCGCAAAGCG encodes the following:
- a CDS encoding crotonase/enoyl-CoA hydratase family protein; its protein translation is MTNGANDVLNVAINGSIARLTITRPEKRNAVSDTLMAALEAFFANPPEGVRVVILAGEGGHFSAGLDLAEHVARNAADTMRHSRNWHRIMDMIQYGGLPVISLLKGAVIGGGLELASATHIRIADETAFFQLPEGRRGIFVGGGASVRVGRILGADRMIEMMLTGRKYNAEDGLRLGLTHYVCDSEEAAEAKAIELANTVAENAQLSNYVMIQALSRIEDMAKTDGLFTESLCAALTQTSEDAQEGLKAFLEKRAPNFK
- a CDS encoding thiolase family protein; the encoded protein is MTANAKGLRTEFEDVWLLGGKRTPFVDYTGAFGLVSPIDLGIKAARAAIEDAGVDAHDIDFTVAGSMAQASYDAYMTPRHIGIYAGVPVDRPAHLVQRICGTGIEVILQAADHISLGRGDLALCVGTESMSRNPIAAYTHRSGFRMGQVEFKDFLWEALLDPAVSCTMGDTAENLAKKYNITREDVDRFAERSFARAVSAQENGFLAGEIATVTNETFEFADGNPRSIRLPRKIHQVDRDSHIRPSPYDILAKLRPAFGGVQTGGNSSAVVDGAAGVVLGSSDYARAHGLTPRARIIAGAAVGVPPEIMGIGPVPAIEAVLDQTGMTLDQIDRIEINEAFGAQILACIRELGLDEDKVNVNGGAIAIGHPLGATGVRITNTLARELVKSGGRYGIASACIGGGQGIAVLIERAELG
- a CDS encoding acyl-CoA dehydrogenase family protein; translated protein: MTPFKAPIDDILFALSVTSDENGAAEHGFDAEITGEILDHFARFAEDVIAPIDEPGDQEGCKIEDGRVRMPSGFSNAYQAYVEQGWQSISLAEEFGGQGAPATVCGAISEILAGACHSFQMVTGLVPGAARLIAQFGTDDQRQTWLPKLASGSHLATMCLTEPQAGSDLSDIRTVASQQDDGSWVLTGEKIFISGGDQDLSDEILHLVLARTGTREDGVRGLTLFLCPSDSGETERNTITVTRIEEKMGLHASPTCQLTFDGATATPIGPVGKGLMCMFTMMNHARLDVALQGVAHATRAHHIAQSYAAERKQGRDRNTGQPISIDQHHDIARMLARQDMLAITGRLMAYKTFALMETGTNSDLIEFLTPICKSFCTDAGVEAAQIGIQVLGGYGYLREYRVEQTLRDARICQIYEGTNGIHALTLAGRLTRHKDGASAKAFEALICDLIAGTRSDTEIAKQLLAYWQQMTSEIIASDTPEKFARDYMQISAATYGVALWTELADRLSPDQTSRYEKCLAQVIEWGRVTLACCKARG
- a CDS encoding feruloyl-CoA synthase, with the protein product MPMIAEPGLRPVRMGDTRVSMSKKDNGTIYIRSTETPDDYPRAITDKLDHWAKQTPDHLFLADRDKTGGWQKRSFLETRNEVRSLAQYLIEQELSEDRPVLILSGNSLEHGLLALASMYAGIPYAPVSPAYSLVSSDFAKLRHICDLLNPGLIFVDDGAKYAKALAAVMPKDARLLVLENPLSQYDCDVFKDVRQTTPTDAVDAANGKITEDTVAKFLFTSGSTGMPKAVINTQRMLCFNQMMLRHALAFLQDEPPVMVDWLPWNHTAGGNHNFGIALYNGGSFYIDQGKPTPDGIHETVRNLCEVSPNIYFNVPKGYEALVHHLRENKTLREMFFAKLKLMQYAGAGLSQYVWDNLEKIAEDTVGEKIVIVTGYGSTETAPFAFTTTWAVDQAGSVGLPAVGLDIKLVPNAEKLEVRLKGPSITPGYWKQPDKTSESFDDEGYYLIGDALKFVDPDNIERGFLFDGRVCEDFKLSTGTWVHVAAIRTAIAQTFAPYVRDAVLTGLNEGYVGALIFADFTACKKLCPDLPANASEGDIATHPAVQAHFQKCLNELASKSTGSSNFVARAILLESSPELDAHEVTDKGSINQRAVLTKRADKVAELYTDPSPAGVMIAKKG
- a CDS encoding TRAP transporter large permease, whose protein sequence is MSPVEISIIMVVVLLALIFLRMPIALAMAVVGAGGYVVLSGWMPLSAYLKTAIVDKYISYDLAVIPLFILMGQIATKTGISRAIFTASNAWLGHWRGGLAMASVAGCAAFGSICGSSIATATTMGRVALPEMRRHGYSGALGAGTLAAGGTLGILIPPSVVLIIYALLTEQNIVKLFLAATIPGLLAVLGFILAIGVYVRLFPEEGPAHAGLPMRERIRSLGGIWHVALVFIAVLGGIYGGVFTPAEGASVGVVLIALTGFLMRSLSIKGLFECVIETAGTTAMIFAIIFGADLFNVALALTRVPTMAAEWVGTAGIAPMTVLMVVILFYIVMGCIMDSLSMILLTVPVFFPAFMAMDFGMDPTHQALWFGIITLIVVELGMITPPVGLNLFMISAMAPDIPTRKIFRGAVPFLLVECLRIAIIVAFPVLTFWLVDIVTG
- a CDS encoding thioesterase family protein produces the protein MLRLSREIRVEWGHCDPARIVYNPNFYDWMEGGLLALLSVAGFDLATMIAKDVDFRGTPLVRGDASFMAPARVGDLIVHHVEVSRWGGKSFDLSHRFTLDETTLLEGSQTRVWGRANPDNPASLIAVAVPDAVKAALSEDKVIRLTLHQETQA
- a CDS encoding TRAP transporter substrate-binding protein; translation: MSGFSVNRRQMLGIMGGALAAPAIIGKARAAEVTLRLHHMLPPVAPMHKAFFEPWSKTIREQSDGRIDIQIFPAMQLGGKPPQLAEQVANNVVDIAWTLTVYTPGRYPISETLSLPFMVTTAEATSVAMHKFMDEFGQDEYRGMKPLAYHVHAGGKFHMRDKAIENQADLDGLQIRAPNQNVGKALSILGAEPVFFPVTEMAVGLANGVIDGTCLPYEVVPAFKLHELTSVHCAPAEGGRGLYANSFALLMAGNAYDSMPDDLKAVIDANSGIDLSRQIGKQFDSFESVGYKMCADRGNKFVEIPKDEIERWQSATQPVVDEWIETLNDAGHDGKAMIDRLNQLIDAETA
- a CDS encoding TRAP transporter small permease — encoded protein: MSGATRDHNGRGNRAAPIHFLGQFVDRACIASATIAGAIMLAVAVTVTLSVTMRYIGIGGIRGDFEIVEMGCGIAAFLFLPLCQRKGNHVMVDIFSMAFPQRTRTILDQLWEILFCCGWVIISWRVAYGLIDMFDYNDRSMLLRMPTWIIYGFALFGLGLSALTALSNVIEQFVRPTTPSQTDAPQ
- a CDS encoding MarR family transcriptional regulator, with protein sequence MQANKKKKNDTDTGIAGLSPDSPLRGFVGYNLKRAYMSIHSDFVASLTHLDLKPTTYSALAIINENPDISQTDLARALAMERSNIVVMVDELQARGLIVRNKVPTDRRVYALRTTAKGIELFLEASRAVQKHEDKLLEGFDPEERAHLVEMLIRIQQVK
- a CDS encoding SDR family NAD(P)-dependent oxidoreductase; this encodes MQLNQVPAIITGGGSGLGAATARTFAVAGAKVAVFDRNGDAAKRVASETGGIGLQVDVSDRSSVEAAFKTVKQNLGLPRVLVNCAGIGTANRILPRDGSLPIDDFIKTLNVNLTGSYITMSYAAQLLSEATPVNDDGERGVIINTSSVGYEDGQIGQCAYAASKGGIASMTLPAARELARIGVRVMAIAPGLFSTAMTDTLPEEARQAIEANIPFPKRLGKAQEYADLARHIVENTMLNGTVVRIDGAVRLQAK